Proteins from a single region of Halorubrum sp. 2020YC2:
- a CDS encoding VOC family protein, translating into MDGTFDHVMIRVEDLEESLDWYQTHLNYEEKGRWKADTFTNVFLGPEDVHEDGALLELTYNHDGRSYEMGDAWGHIAVRVPEDALQESYDQLMDEGVEDYRDPDSCGNRYAFVKDPDGHEIEIVKRDHGAKWSIDHAMVRVEDADEALGYWTRKFEYTEFPGRWEADSFSNYFVAPEDAADEAMKLELTYNYDGREYTMGDGWGHVAVRVDDLDEAWDDLMTREAPDYRDPASCDHNYAFTKDQDGHEVELVTQE; encoded by the coding sequence ATGGACGGAACCTTCGACCACGTGATGATCCGCGTCGAGGACCTCGAAGAGAGCCTCGACTGGTACCAGACGCACCTGAACTACGAGGAGAAGGGCCGTTGGAAGGCCGACACGTTCACCAACGTCTTCCTCGGCCCCGAGGACGTCCACGAGGACGGCGCGCTCTTAGAGCTCACCTACAACCACGACGGCCGGAGCTACGAGATGGGCGACGCGTGGGGCCACATCGCGGTCCGCGTCCCCGAGGACGCCTTGCAGGAGTCGTACGACCAGCTGATGGACGAGGGGGTCGAGGACTACCGCGACCCCGACTCGTGCGGGAACCGCTACGCGTTCGTGAAGGACCCCGACGGCCACGAGATCGAGATCGTCAAGCGCGACCACGGCGCGAAGTGGAGCATCGACCACGCGATGGTCCGCGTCGAGGACGCCGACGAGGCGCTCGGCTACTGGACCCGGAAGTTCGAGTACACCGAGTTCCCCGGCCGCTGGGAGGCCGACTCCTTCTCGAACTACTTCGTCGCGCCCGAGGACGCCGCGGACGAGGCCATGAAGCTCGAACTCACCTACAACTACGACGGCCGCGAGTACACGATGGGCGACGGCTGGGGCCACGTCGCGGTCCGCGTCGACGACCTCGACGAGGCGTGGGACGACCTGATGACCCGCGAGGCGCCCGACTACCGCGACCCCGCCTCCTGCGACCACAACTACGCGTTCACGAAGGACCAGGACGGCCACGAGGTCGAACTGGTCACGCAAGAGTAA
- a CDS encoding UbiA family prenyltransferase, whose protein sequence is MANEPTRPSKTDGTTEGSRSRQTTRGSGVLRGVAAFAAGAPFAALVAAVEVAVAAAALGVPRSTAPVAVGLVAFAVYAADHVADAEGDMGSTPARARVALRYGDQLMTAAALSYGLAVALAVGAGPAATALVLVPGAVWIGYASDWLPALGDLAAPLGEVSVPRLKDVFLLNSAAVALAWAVAVVAAPLAFAGVPAGAVGTPTVALLFGYVALRSFVDVEVPNVRDVAADAARGVSTLPVACGVAGTRRILLGVDAVAAGLLAVVAATGAASGPALVALAAGLAVSVAVTALADRLDGAALGVAPDCSYLVAGAVLVALSG, encoded by the coding sequence ATGGCAAACGAACCGACCAGACCGTCGAAGACAGATGGCACGACAGAGGGGTCTCGTTCACGTCAAACCACCCGCGGTTCGGGCGTGCTCCGAGGGGTCGCCGCGTTCGCCGCGGGCGCGCCGTTCGCGGCGCTCGTCGCCGCCGTCGAGGTGGCGGTGGCGGCGGCCGCGCTCGGCGTTCCGCGGTCGACCGCGCCGGTCGCGGTCGGCCTCGTGGCGTTCGCGGTGTACGCCGCGGACCACGTCGCGGACGCCGAGGGGGACATGGGGTCGACGCCGGCGAGGGCGCGGGTCGCCCTCCGCTACGGCGATCAGCTGATGACCGCCGCCGCGCTGAGCTACGGGCTGGCGGTCGCGCTCGCGGTCGGCGCGGGTCCCGCGGCGACAGCGCTCGTCCTCGTCCCGGGCGCGGTGTGGATCGGCTACGCCTCCGACTGGCTGCCGGCCCTCGGGGACCTCGCCGCGCCGCTCGGGGAGGTCTCCGTCCCGCGGCTGAAGGACGTCTTCCTCCTCAACTCCGCGGCGGTCGCGCTCGCGTGGGCGGTCGCCGTCGTCGCCGCCCCGCTCGCGTTCGCCGGCGTCCCCGCCGGTGCGGTCGGGACGCCGACGGTCGCGCTCCTCTTCGGGTACGTCGCCCTCCGCTCGTTCGTCGACGTCGAGGTCCCGAACGTCAGGGACGTCGCGGCCGACGCAGCGCGGGGCGTGTCGACGCTCCCGGTCGCGTGCGGGGTCGCCGGAACGCGCCGGATCCTGCTCGGCGTCGACGCAGTCGCCGCCGGACTGCTGGCGGTCGTCGCCGCGACCGGCGCCGCGTCGGGGCCGGCCCTCGTCGCGCTCGCCGCGGGCCTCGCGGTCTCCGTGGCCGTCACGGCGTTAGCGGACCGGCTCGACGGCGCAGCACTCGGCGTGGCGCCCGACTGCAGCTACCTCGTGGCCGGCGCGGTTCTCGTCGCGCTCAGCGGCTGA
- a CDS encoding 50S ribosomal protein L44e — protein MEMPRRFNTYCPHCDSHHEHEVEKVRSGRATGMKRDARQRRRALATIGNAGGYSKVPGGDKPTKKTHLKYRCGDCGKAHMREGWRAGRLTFQE, from the coding sequence ATGGAAATGCCACGCCGCTTCAACACGTACTGCCCCCACTGTGACTCCCACCACGAGCACGAGGTGGAGAAGGTTCGATCGGGTCGCGCGACCGGAATGAAACGCGACGCTCGGCAGCGGCGCCGCGCGCTCGCGACGATCGGCAACGCCGGCGGGTACTCGAAGGTGCCCGGTGGCGACAAGCCGACCAAGAAGACCCACCTGAAGTACCGCTGCGGCGACTGCGGGAAGGCCCACATGCGCGAGGGATGGCGCGCCGGCCGTCTCACGTTCCAGGAGTAA
- a CDS encoding RNA-protein complex protein Nop10: MKSDIRVCANWEAVHDRPVYALGDRCPACDGPTENSAPAPFGPEDPYGEYRRRARRRDSE, from the coding sequence GTGAAATCGGACATCCGCGTCTGCGCGAACTGGGAGGCCGTTCACGACCGGCCGGTGTACGCGCTGGGCGACCGCTGTCCGGCGTGCGACGGGCCGACCGAGAACAGCGCGCCGGCCCCGTTCGGGCCGGAGGACCCGTACGGCGAGTACCGCCGGCGCGCGCGGCGGCGCGACTCGGAGTGA
- a CDS encoding thiolase domain-containing protein: MTDVRVAGVGLTRFGSHPERTGRDLFGEAALRAFEDADVDRADVEELNYGNFMGALAEHQGHQAPLMAEAAGVGCPATRYESACASAGVAVREAVRTVAAGDADVVLAGGMERMTNLPTDEVTEGLAIAADDLFEVRAGVTFPGAYALMANAYFDAYGGSREDLAHVASKNHANAVSNEYAQYRKEVSVDEAMDAPPVAEPLHLYDACPITDGASALVLVSEEYAADHSLDASVAVTGTGQGTDRMALGDREHLARTPAADDAADAAYADAGLEATDVDVAEVHDCFTIAEVLALESLGLFEPGEGIAAAREGVTTADGDLPVNLSGGLKAKGHPVGATGGSQIAELTRLLRGDHPNSGHVPDAEVGVAHNAGGTVASAVVHVLEVAE, from the coding sequence ATGACAGACGTACGCGTCGCCGGGGTCGGGCTGACGCGCTTCGGTAGCCACCCGGAGCGCACCGGTCGCGACCTGTTCGGCGAGGCCGCGCTGCGGGCGTTCGAGGACGCAGACGTCGACAGGGCCGACGTCGAGGAGCTGAACTACGGGAACTTCATGGGGGCGCTCGCGGAGCACCAGGGCCACCAGGCGCCGCTGATGGCCGAGGCCGCGGGGGTCGGCTGTCCGGCGACGCGCTACGAGTCGGCGTGCGCGTCGGCCGGCGTCGCGGTGCGCGAGGCGGTCCGGACGGTGGCCGCCGGGGACGCCGACGTCGTCCTCGCGGGCGGGATGGAGCGTATGACGAACCTCCCGACAGACGAGGTGACGGAGGGGCTCGCCATCGCGGCCGACGACCTCTTCGAGGTCCGCGCGGGCGTCACCTTCCCCGGGGCCTACGCGCTCATGGCGAACGCGTACTTCGACGCCTACGGCGGGAGCCGCGAGGACCTCGCGCACGTCGCGTCGAAGAACCACGCCAACGCCGTGTCGAACGAGTACGCGCAGTACCGCAAGGAGGTGTCCGTCGACGAGGCGATGGACGCCCCCCCGGTCGCGGAGCCGCTCCACCTCTACGACGCCTGCCCGATCACCGACGGCGCGAGCGCGCTCGTGTTGGTGTCCGAGGAGTACGCGGCCGACCACAGCCTCGACGCGTCGGTCGCGGTGACGGGAACCGGTCAGGGGACCGACCGGATGGCGTTGGGCGACCGCGAGCACCTCGCGCGGACGCCCGCCGCGGACGACGCGGCCGACGCGGCCTACGCCGACGCCGGGCTCGAGGCGACAGACGTCGACGTCGCGGAGGTCCACGACTGCTTCACGATCGCCGAGGTCCTGGCGCTGGAGTCGCTGGGGCTGTTCGAGCCGGGCGAGGGGATCGCGGCGGCCCGCGAGGGGGTCACGACCGCCGACGGCGACCTCCCGGTGAACCTCTCGGGCGGACTGAAGGCGAAGGGGCACCCGGTCGGCGCGACCGGCGGCTCCCAGATCGCGGAGCTGACCCGTCTGCTCCGCGGCGACCACCCCAACAGCGGGCACGTCCCCGACGCCGAGGTCGGCGTCGCGCACAACGCGGGGGGAACCGTCGCCAGCGCGGTGGTCCACGTGCTGGAGGTGGCGGAATGA
- a CDS encoding EamA family transporter, whose product MDATATTYLPYALLAMGAYAFVSPLMRVATTGPNAIPSDVAVVVSNTLLVAMAIGVIAYTGQGFTTHLASPKLAHVLAAGVFLAIGILALYRSLSLGPVSVVTPIFAMFLVFSSVIGFLFLGESFTARKGLGIVFAAAAVYLVSGA is encoded by the coding sequence ATGGACGCTACGGCCACGACGTATCTCCCGTACGCGCTGCTCGCGATGGGCGCGTACGCCTTCGTCTCTCCGCTGATGCGCGTCGCTACGACCGGTCCGAACGCGATCCCGAGCGACGTCGCGGTCGTCGTCTCGAACACCCTGCTCGTCGCCATGGCGATCGGCGTGATCGCGTACACCGGACAGGGATTCACCACGCACCTCGCCTCTCCGAAGCTGGCACACGTGCTCGCGGCCGGAGTCTTCCTCGCCATCGGCATCCTCGCGCTGTACCGCTCGCTCTCCTTGGGTCCGGTGAGCGTCGTGACGCCCATCTTCGCGATGTTCCTCGTCTTCTCGTCGGTGATCGGCTTCCTGTTCCTCGGCGAGTCGTTCACGGCCCGCAAGGGGCTGGGGATCGTCTTCGCCGCCGCGGCCGTGTACCTGGTCTCCGGGGCCTGA
- a CDS encoding OB-fold domain-containing protein has protein sequence MSDEDGGDPGVPTDREYAEWLDALADDDGFALTCPRGHGSLPPRRVCPECGSTDLSRDPLDETGTVEAHSVVHVPSPRFADDAPYATAVVDFGPTRLTGIVRDGDPEGDATPEVETGDRVAVEVGERVTDGERLVVFRPATGD, from the coding sequence ATGAGCGACGAGGACGGGGGAGACCCGGGGGTCCCGACCGACCGGGAGTACGCCGAGTGGCTCGACGCGCTGGCGGACGACGACGGGTTCGCGCTGACCTGCCCGCGCGGGCACGGGTCGCTCCCGCCGCGCCGGGTGTGCCCCGAGTGCGGGTCGACAGACCTCTCTCGCGATCCCCTCGACGAGACGGGGACCGTCGAGGCGCACAGCGTCGTTCACGTCCCCTCGCCGCGCTTCGCGGACGACGCGCCGTACGCGACCGCGGTGGTCGACTTCGGCCCGACGCGGCTGACCGGGATCGTCCGCGACGGCGACCCCGAGGGCGACGCGACGCCCGAGGTCGAGACCGGCGACCGGGTCGCGGTCGAGGTCGGAGAGCGCGTCACCGACGGCGAACGACTCGTCGTCTTCCGCCCCGCGACGGGTGACTGA
- a CDS encoding 30S ribosomal protein S27e: MAGDFHRVACGDCENEQVVFGKASSTVSCAVCGTTLATPTGGEAELHGEIVETVEAR; encoded by the coding sequence ATGGCGGGAGACTTCCACCGCGTCGCCTGCGGCGACTGCGAGAACGAACAGGTCGTCTTCGGCAAGGCCTCCTCGACGGTGTCGTGTGCGGTCTGCGGCACGACCCTCGCGACCCCCACCGGCGGGGAGGCGGAGCTTCACGGCGAAATCGTCGAAACCGTTGAGGCGCGGTAA
- a CDS encoding MATE family efflux transporter → MLGALRARLPNPFRLLILYIGFALARAGLIDRHRVVRTTDLAWPRIVTGIARMSKNAVDVAMVGVAVGTSAVAGVGFAGPYWGLAFAFGGGVAGGTIALVSQRYSAEAFVELGDAVRSSVLLAVAITVPVSGAFWLYAPAFIDVLSSNEAAIAYGADYLRVVGLGVPFAALNLVGSRVLVGCDDAYTAMQVRAGGALANIVLSALFIFGFGWGVGGAAVGTVLSNVLAVAGFTVGLVRGSAPLVGEFPVAIDPTGSYLNPGMLRDLVEIGVPVGARNLVWTAAEFPMLAILDVFGENTVAAFVIARRIWGIMNTPGWGFGLASSSLVGQELGVERPDEAEAYARDIIRFSVATYAVSAVLIAAFATDIVSLFAQSPDSPEIPIAVNLVYAACAAVIFQGVSGGAAGPLDAAGDTKIPFASQFLGMFCVSIPLAYVGAHDATPAITVPDVLTIPGVEVPLVGFATPVIEVPFVGFTVPEVALPAIGLWGLYLAFMAETTIPAAINYLRFRSGKWKAISEAYRPEATADD, encoded by the coding sequence CTGCTCGGTGCGCTACGCGCTCGCCTCCCGAACCCGTTCCGCCTGCTAATCTTATACATCGGCTTCGCCCTCGCGCGCGCCGGGCTGATCGACCGCCACCGGGTGGTCCGGACCACCGACCTCGCGTGGCCGCGGATCGTCACCGGGATCGCCCGGATGTCGAAGAACGCGGTCGACGTCGCGATGGTCGGCGTCGCGGTCGGCACCAGCGCCGTCGCCGGCGTCGGCTTCGCGGGGCCCTACTGGGGGCTCGCGTTCGCGTTTGGCGGCGGCGTCGCCGGCGGCACCATCGCCTTGGTCTCCCAGCGGTACAGCGCCGAGGCGTTCGTCGAACTCGGGGACGCGGTCCGGTCGAGCGTCCTCCTCGCGGTCGCGATCACCGTCCCGGTCAGCGGCGCCTTCTGGCTGTACGCGCCGGCGTTCATCGACGTCTTAAGCAGCAACGAGGCGGCGATCGCCTACGGCGCCGACTACCTCCGGGTGGTCGGCCTCGGCGTCCCGTTCGCCGCGCTCAACCTCGTCGGCAGCCGGGTGCTCGTCGGGTGCGACGACGCCTACACCGCGATGCAGGTGCGGGCGGGCGGCGCGCTCGCGAACATCGTCCTCAGCGCCCTGTTCATCTTCGGGTTCGGCTGGGGCGTCGGGGGGGCCGCGGTCGGCACCGTCCTCTCGAACGTGCTCGCGGTCGCCGGCTTCACCGTCGGCCTCGTCCGCGGGAGCGCCCCGCTGGTCGGGGAGTTCCCGGTCGCGATCGACCCGACCGGCTCCTACCTCAACCCCGGAATGCTTCGCGACCTCGTCGAGATCGGCGTGCCCGTCGGCGCGCGCAACCTCGTGTGGACGGCCGCCGAGTTCCCCATGCTCGCCATCCTCGACGTGTTCGGGGAAAACACCGTGGCCGCGTTCGTCATCGCCCGCCGCATCTGGGGGATCATGAACACCCCCGGCTGGGGGTTCGGCCTCGCCTCCTCCAGTCTGGTCGGGCAGGAACTCGGCGTCGAACGGCCCGACGAGGCGGAGGCGTACGCCCGCGACATCATCCGCTTCTCGGTGGCGACGTACGCCGTCTCCGCGGTGCTGATCGCGGCGTTCGCGACGGACATCGTCTCGCTTTTCGCCCAGTCGCCCGACAGCCCCGAGATCCCGATCGCCGTCAACCTCGTGTACGCGGCCTGCGCGGCGGTGATCTTCCAAGGGGTCTCGGGCGGGGCGGCCGGGCCCCTCGACGCCGCCGGCGACACGAAGATCCCCTTCGCGAGCCAGTTCCTCGGGATGTTCTGCGTGTCGATCCCGCTCGCGTACGTCGGTGCGCACGACGCGACGCCGGCGATAACGGTCCCCGACGTCCTCACGATACCGGGAGTAGAGGTCCCGCTCGTCGGCTTCGCGACCCCGGTGATCGAGGTCCCGTTCGTCGGGTTCACGGTCCCGGAGGTCGCGCTCCCCGCGATCGGACTCTGGGGCCTGTACCTCGCGTTCATGGCGGAGACGACGATCCCCGCCGCGATCAACTACCTGCGGTTCCGCTCGGGCAAGTGGAAGGCGATCAGCGAGGCGTACCGCCCCGAGGCGACCGCGGACGACTGA
- a CDS encoding cyclase family protein has translation MFRDLSRPIETGMPTYPGDPEVTLAPDATHEADGYATSELRTGTHAGTHVDAARHTLPDGETIDEQAVGRFAFEARLVDLRPLEPREAIEPEALPGPSDVDAEVDLLVLRTGWASRWGSDRYRDHPHLTPAAAERCRAAGAGIGLDTFGPDPTPTAGGGLREDDDEPAGTPAHDVLLGSSLPIVENLCGLDDLPARFRLYAFPFRLRDGDGSPVRAVAEWEG, from the coding sequence GTGTTCCGCGACCTCTCGCGACCGATCGAGACGGGCATGCCGACCTACCCCGGCGACCCGGAGGTGACGCTCGCGCCCGACGCGACTCACGAGGCCGACGGCTACGCGACGAGCGAACTCCGGACCGGGACCCACGCCGGAACGCACGTCGACGCGGCACGGCACACGCTTCCCGACGGGGAAACGATCGACGAGCAGGCGGTCGGGCGGTTCGCGTTCGAGGCCCGGCTCGTCGACCTCCGACCGCTGGAGCCGCGGGAAGCGATCGAACCCGAGGCGCTCCCCGGCCCGAGCGACGTCGACGCCGAGGTCGACCTCCTCGTCCTCCGGACCGGCTGGGCCTCGCGCTGGGGTAGCGACCGGTACCGCGATCACCCGCACCTGACTCCGGCGGCCGCCGAGCGCTGCCGGGCGGCGGGTGCCGGGATCGGCCTCGATACGTTCGGGCCGGACCCGACGCCGACCGCGGGCGGCGGGCTAAGAGAGGACGACGACGAACCGGCCGGAACGCCCGCCCACGACGTGCTCTTGGGTAGTTCGCTCCCGATCGTCGAGAACCTGTGCGGCCTCGACGACCTCCCCGCGCGGTTCCGGCTGTACGCCTTCCCGTTCCGGCTACGTGACGGGGACGGGTCGCCGGTGCGGGCCGTCGCGGAGTGGGAGGGCTGA
- a CDS encoding translation initiation factor IF-2 subunit alpha, whose protein sequence is MKYSGWPEPGELVVGDVDEIADFGVFVDLDEYEDKRGLCHISEVASGWIKNVRDHVREGQTVVAKVLEIDESSNQIDLSIKDVNEHQRKETIQDWKNAQKADNWMLIALGEDVDDDRYTAVANALLVEYESLYDAFEAAAISGDEALEDVDVDDETVDEIVTAARDNVSVPYVDVTGYVDLESAAPDGVDDVRDALAVAEGNGEIPDGVELDVGYVGSPEYRIKVRAPNYKTAEAQLESAADRARESIEAAGGAGEFHRERREDDE, encoded by the coding sequence ATGAAGTACAGCGGCTGGCCCGAACCCGGCGAGTTAGTGGTCGGCGACGTCGACGAGATAGCCGACTTCGGCGTGTTCGTCGACCTCGACGAGTACGAGGACAAGCGCGGCCTCTGCCACATCAGCGAGGTCGCCTCCGGCTGGATCAAGAACGTTCGCGACCACGTCCGCGAGGGACAGACGGTGGTCGCGAAGGTGTTGGAGATCGACGAGTCGTCGAACCAGATCGACCTCTCGATCAAAGACGTCAACGAGCACCAGCGCAAGGAGACGATCCAGGACTGGAAGAACGCCCAGAAGGCCGACAACTGGATGCTCATCGCGCTCGGGGAGGACGTGGACGACGACCGCTACACCGCGGTCGCGAACGCCCTCCTCGTCGAGTACGAGAGCCTCTACGACGCCTTCGAGGCGGCCGCGATCAGCGGCGACGAGGCGCTCGAAGACGTCGACGTCGACGACGAGACCGTCGACGAGATCGTCACGGCCGCCCGCGACAACGTCTCCGTCCCGTACGTCGACGTGACGGGCTACGTCGACCTCGAGTCGGCGGCCCCAGACGGCGTCGACGACGTGCGCGACGCGCTCGCGGTCGCCGAGGGGAACGGCGAGATTCCGGACGGCGTCGAACTCGACGTCGGCTACGTCGGCTCGCCCGAGTACCGCATCAAGGTCCGCGCGCCGAACTACAAGACGGCCGAGGCGCAACTGGAGTCCGCCGCCGACCGCGCCCGCGAGTCTATCGAGGCCGCGGGCGGCGCCGGCGAGTTCCACCGCGAACGGCGCGAAGACGACGAGTAA
- a CDS encoding histidine kinase N-terminal 7TM domain-containing protein: MSALSPLSVALLVAVTIGLAAALLAWRERPEPGATWLAVLLAGQVWWATFLVFELEAATLPAKALWYDVQWIGVVAIPVGWFFFALEYTGRDRYVTPFSVALVAVVPAATVAVAAAGDPGSLLAVDRVVRETGVGTVLDVVPGPLYYVIAGYTYLLGAVGSVPLIRLIRDDARPFRGQSAALLIGTAAPWAGSVAYLSGAIPVPGLDPTPLVFAVSGVAYLLALSRFRLLTLAPAPRRRARQLVFEQLHDPVFVVGTEGFIVDLNESAAETFGVDRRTAIGKPAPAVVPKYDAVRELDAGDGGKPRAIPIVGRDGQRPYEATVRGVVDDHDRTTARVITFHDVGAYLGQQQRLNVLNRVFRHDVRTETNLIQGYAERLRADPTDERALTVIEESAGRMLELSERTRAAGELFDPTEEFASAPLPEIVDDAVADARGLDPDAAVEVGPMPAVTVPVVLRVVLENLCSNAVRHNDAEAPWVGIDAAAEDGWVDVTVADDGPGIDPAEYDVLDRGTETPLRHGSGIGLWIVKWGVDHLGGRIRFDERDPRGTAVTVCVPLDRSEADGDDCGTDRDEPSPDDEPAGDERAPLGSPPGPGR; encoded by the coding sequence ATGTCCGCGCTGAGTCCGCTCTCAGTCGCACTCCTCGTTGCCGTGACGATCGGCTTAGCCGCGGCGCTCCTCGCGTGGCGGGAGCGGCCGGAGCCGGGCGCGACGTGGCTCGCGGTGCTGCTCGCCGGGCAGGTCTGGTGGGCGACGTTCCTCGTCTTCGAACTGGAGGCGGCGACGCTGCCCGCGAAGGCGCTGTGGTACGACGTCCAGTGGATCGGCGTCGTCGCGATTCCCGTGGGGTGGTTCTTCTTCGCGCTGGAGTACACCGGCCGCGACCGCTACGTGACACCCTTCTCCGTGGCGCTGGTGGCCGTCGTGCCCGCCGCCACCGTCGCCGTCGCCGCCGCCGGCGACCCGGGCAGCCTCCTCGCGGTCGACCGCGTCGTGCGGGAGACCGGCGTCGGGACGGTCCTCGACGTCGTCCCCGGCCCGCTGTACTACGTCATCGCGGGGTACACCTACCTCCTCGGCGCGGTCGGGTCGGTCCCCCTGATCCGGCTGATCCGCGACGACGCCCGGCCCTTCCGGGGACAGAGCGCGGCCCTGCTGATCGGGACCGCGGCGCCGTGGGCCGGCAGCGTCGCGTACCTCTCCGGCGCGATACCGGTTCCCGGGCTCGACCCCACGCCGCTGGTGTTCGCGGTCTCCGGGGTGGCGTACCTGCTCGCGCTCTCGCGGTTCCGGCTGCTGACGCTCGCGCCGGCCCCGCGCCGCCGCGCGCGCCAGCTCGTCTTCGAGCAGCTCCACGACCCGGTCTTCGTCGTCGGGACCGAGGGGTTCATCGTCGACTTGAACGAGAGCGCGGCCGAGACGTTCGGGGTCGACCGCCGCACCGCGATCGGGAAGCCCGCCCCGGCGGTCGTTCCGAAGTACGACGCGGTCCGCGAACTCGACGCCGGCGACGGGGGAAAGCCGCGAGCGATCCCGATCGTCGGACGCGACGGCCAGCGGCCGTACGAGGCGACGGTTCGGGGCGTGGTCGACGACCACGACCGCACTACCGCCCGGGTGATAACGTTCCACGACGTCGGGGCGTATCTCGGGCAACAGCAGCGGCTCAACGTGTTGAACCGCGTGTTCCGTCACGACGTTCGCACCGAGACGAACCTCATTCAGGGGTACGCGGAACGGCTCCGGGCCGACCCGACCGACGAGCGCGCCCTGACCGTCATCGAGGAGAGCGCGGGACGGATGCTCGAACTCAGCGAGCGCACCCGGGCCGCCGGCGAGCTGTTCGACCCGACCGAGGAGTTCGCGTCCGCGCCGCTGCCGGAGATTGTCGACGATGCGGTCGCTGACGCGCGGGGCCTCGACCCCGACGCGGCGGTCGAGGTCGGGCCGATGCCGGCCGTCACGGTACCGGTCGTGTTGCGGGTCGTCTTGGAGAACCTCTGTTCGAACGCGGTCCGCCACAACGACGCGGAGGCGCCGTGGGTCGGGATCGACGCGGCCGCCGAGGACGGCTGGGTCGACGTCACCGTCGCGGACGACGGGCCGGGGATCGACCCCGCCGAGTACGACGTGCTGGACCGCGGGACGGAGACGCCGCTGCGACACGGCAGCGGGATCGGGCTGTGGATCGTCAAGTGGGGCGTCGACCACCTCGGCGGTCGGATCCGGTTCGACGAGCGCGATCCGCGGGGAACGGCGGTGACCGTCTGCGTCCCGCTCGACCGGTCGGAGGCGGACGGCGACGACTGCGGGACCGACCGCGACGAACCGTCCCCCGACGACGAACCGGCCGGGGACGAGCGGGCACCGCTCGGGTCGCCGCCCGGTCCGGGTCGATAG